The Chlorocebus sabaeus isolate Y175 chromosome 1, mChlSab1.0.hap1, whole genome shotgun sequence genome includes a region encoding these proteins:
- the LOC103247921 gene encoding olfactory receptor 52J3-like, with the protein MVYHGNRSTFHPATFFLVGIPGLEDVHMWISLPFCSVYLVALLGNATILLVIKAEQTLQEPMLYFLAILSTTDLALSTTCVPRMLGIFWFDAHEINFGACVAQMFLIHAFTGMEAEVLVAMAFDRYMAICNPLHYTNILTSRVLVGITMCIVIRPVLFTLPIIYLVYRLPFCQAHIIAHSYCEHMGIAKLSCGNIRVNAIYGLFVVSLFLLNLVLIVISYVYILRAVFRLPSHDARLKALSTCGSHVGVICVFYIPSVFSFLTHRFGHSIPRYIHILVANLYLVIPPSLNPIIYGVRTKWIRERVIYVLTKR; encoded by the coding sequence ATGGTATACCATGGCAACAGGAGCACTTTTCACCCAGCCACATTTTTTCTTGTTGGAATACCAGGTCTGGAAGATGTCCATATGTGGATCTCCCTGCCTTTCTGCTCTGTTTACCTTGTGGCTTTGCTGGGCAATGCTACCATTCTGCTAGTCATCAAGGCAGAACAGACTCTCCAGGAGCCCATGTTATACTTTCTGGCTATCCTTTCCACAACTGATTTGGCCCTTTCTACAACCTGTGTGCCTCGCATGCTGGGTATCTTCTGGTTTGATGCTCATGAGATTAACTTTGGAGCTTGTGTGGCCCAGATGTTTCTGATCCATGCCTTCACTGGCATGGAGGCTGAGGTCCTGGTGGCCATGGCCTTTGACCGTTACATGGCCATCTGCAATCCACTTCACTACACAAACATCTTGACATCCCGGGTGCTGGTGGGCATCACTATGTGCATTGTAATTCGTCCAGTTCTGTTTACACTCCCCATAATCTATCTCGTCTACCGTTTACCATTTTGTCAGGCTCATATAATAGCCCATTCCTACTGTGAGCACATGGGCATTGCAAAATTGTCCTGTGGAAACATCCGTGTCAATGCTATCTATGGACTCTTTGtggtctccctctttctcctgaaCCTGGTCCTTATTGTCATCTCATATGTTTACATTCTCCGTGCTGTCTTCCGCCTCCCATCACATGATGCTCGGCTAAAAGCCCTAAGCACATGTGGCTCTCACGTTGGGGTCATTTGCGTTTTCTATATCCCCTCAGTCTTCTCTTTCCTTACTCATCGATTTGGACACAGCATTCCACGTTACATTCACATTCTTGTTGCTAATCTCTATTTGGTTATCCCACCCTCTCTCAACCCCATCATTTATGGGGTGAGGACCAAATGGATACGAGAGCGAGTGATCTATGTACTTACTAAAAGATAA